A single Montipora foliosa isolate CH-2021 chromosome 7, ASM3666993v2, whole genome shotgun sequence DNA region contains:
- the LOC138011034 gene encoding uncharacterized protein → MAGEGYLRSGHSDLANAAADSIYSGDGRGDGGTWQATEQSQLIGTGANQANGLSDAVVGGTVQTTRSSQSNQPSKPTGRPNNGLDQSGSAERGGATGDRQLTDMTIEQASGRNYPVMGLDVQQVIPNWCAASEYVSRVPSGEGAQQINGLPGNHEEEPVAEEVNELSIHRVERAWQACEMGCLDQANGGSCRPNGTATREALPFPIQEDVTCSPVQEQGDGYAAPQAPILLPGALPGEPNLVSSVGNAEKPTVHRCSTEEIKQWKQQLTRSKRKKARKKNNAHSPSFTFKISEVAQHRENETPIFTDAVYNDHQEKLVGIRIYPKGVGGGTGRHVALFIHLIRGDYDNLQVWPFAGTITVSVLDQSDSCPRRDIIRIIQANPDVPAFKRPSETICRTGYGYEKFAGIEEFFGPRYVNKDDELFLKIEFSG, encoded by the exons TCATTCAGATCTTGCAAATGCTGCTGCGGACTCAATTTACTCAGGTGACGGCAGGGGTGACGGTGGCACTTGGCAGGCGACCGAACAAAGCCAACTTATAGGGACAGGTGCTAACCAAGCCAACGGGTTGAGCGACGCTGTTGTGGGAGGAACTGTGCAGACTACAAGGTCGAGCCAATCGAATCAACCCAGTAAACCGACCGGTAGACCAAACAACGGACTTGATCAGAGTGGCTCTGCTGAGAGAGGTGGAGCAACGGGCGACCGGCAGCTGACTGACATGACCATTGAGCAAGCCAGTGGAAGGAACTATCCTGTTATGGGCCTTGACGTACAGCAGGTCATCCCAAATTGGTGCGCAGCTTCGGAGTATGTTTCCAGAGTTCCTTCTGGTGAAGGTGCGCAGCAGATCAACGGGTTACCTGGAAACCATGAAGAGGAGCCTGTTGCTGAAGAGGTCAATGAATTAAGCATCCACAGAGTAGAACGTGCATGGCAGGCATGTGAAATGGGTTGCCTTGATCAAGCTAATGGAGGCAGCTGTCGTCCGAATGGGACAGCTACAAGGGAAGCTCTGCCCTTCCCCATCCAAGAAGATGTGACCTGCTCGCCTGTGCAGGAACAAGGCGACGGATATGCAGCACCACAGGCGCCAATTCTACTTCCTGGTGCCCTGCCAGGCGAACCCAATTTAGTGTCTTCGGTCGGGAATGCAGAAAAGCCCACAGTGCATCGCTGCAGTACAGAGGAGATAAAACAATGGAAGCAGCAACTCACGAG GTCAAAACGGAAGAAGGCTCGAAAAAAGAATAATGCACACAGCCCATCattcactttcaaaatatccGAGGTTGCTCAACATCGCGAAAACGAGACACCAATCTTCACTGATGCAGTGTACAATGATCACCAGGAAAAGCTGGTTGGCATAAGAATTTACCCAAAGGGCGTAGGCGGTGGAACAGGCAGACATGTGGCACTGTTCATTCATTTGATAAGAGGAGACTACGATAATCTCCAAGTTTGGCCTTTTGCTGGGACAATCACTGTTAGTGTCCTAGATCAGAGTGATTCCTGCCCCCGTCGCGACATCATTCGGATCATACAAGCAAATCCTGATGTGCCGGCCTTCAAACGGCCTAGTGAAACCATTTGCCGCACCGGGTATGGCTATGAAAAGTTTGCTGGAATCGAAGAGTTCTTTGGTCCTCGATATGTGAATAAAGACGATGAattgttcttaaaaattgaGTTTTCGGGGTAA